The following are from one region of the Rosettibacter firmus genome:
- a CDS encoding ImmA/IrrE family metallo-endopeptidase has translation MKTEIKINNNILIWAIERAGSNINEISEKIPAFTNWLSGKKNPTLKQLKTFAQKLHLPFGYLFLENPPEEKLPIPFFRTIKTDQERVNLNVYETILIIQQRQKWLSDYLRDSEYDKLDFVGKFKNENNIEEIVRSIRTTLNLSENWANEFSNWEKAKEHFTQRIEDSGIIVNFSSIVGNNTHRKINVEECRGFVLVDEYVPFMFINSADSKSAQIFTLAHELAHIWIGQSAGFDFRQLQPADNPTEILCDKIAAEFLVPEKLLTSILKDEQNIENIARKFKVSQIVIARRLLDIGKLSRREFFEFYNDYINRDIQRKEKREDGGDFYKTQRKRLSVRFLSFVNQAVSENKLLIRDAYVLTSMKGSTYHKLMKEHLY, from the coding sequence ATGAAAACAGAAATAAAGATAAATAACAACATTCTTATTTGGGCAATAGAGCGAGCTGGCTCCAATATAAATGAAATTTCTGAAAAAATCCCAGCTTTCACTAATTGGTTATCTGGTAAGAAAAATCCCACACTTAAACAATTAAAAACTTTTGCTCAAAAGTTACATCTTCCATTTGGATATTTATTTTTAGAAAATCCACCAGAAGAAAAACTGCCTATTCCATTTTTCAGAACAATCAAAACTGATCAAGAAAGAGTTAATCTTAATGTTTATGAAACTATACTTATAATACAACAAAGGCAAAAATGGTTATCTGATTATCTAAGAGATAGCGAGTATGACAAACTTGATTTTGTAGGAAAATTTAAAAACGAAAATAATATTGAAGAAATAGTAAGAAGTATAAGAACAACACTTAACCTTTCTGAAAATTGGGCAAATGAATTTTCGAACTGGGAAAAAGCAAAAGAACATTTTACTCAAAGAATAGAAGATTCTGGAATTATTGTTAATTTTAGCAGCATAGTAGGTAATAATACTCATAGAAAAATTAATGTCGAAGAATGCCGTGGATTTGTTCTTGTTGATGAATATGTTCCGTTTATGTTTATTAACTCCGCAGATAGCAAATCTGCACAAATCTTTACTCTTGCTCACGAATTAGCTCATATATGGATTGGACAAAGTGCAGGTTTTGATTTTCGTCAATTACAACCCGCAGATAATCCAACAGAAATATTATGTGATAAAATTGCTGCTGAATTTTTAGTTCCGGAAAAATTATTAACAAGTATATTAAAAGACGAACAAAACATTGAAAACATTGCAAGAAAATTCAAAGTTAGTCAAATAGTTATTGCTAGAAGATTACTTGATATCGGGAAATTAAGCCGTAGAGAATTTTTTGAATTTTATAATGACTATATAAATCGTGATATTCAAAGGAAAGAGAAGAGGGAAGATGGTGGTGATTTTTATAAGACTCAGCGAAAACGTCTAAGTGTTCGATTTTTAAGTTTTGTAAATCAAGCTGTTTCAGAAAATAAATTGTTAATTAGGGATGCGTATGTACTAACTTCAATGAAAGGTAGCACTTACCACAAATTAATGAAGGAGCATCTCTACTAA
- a CDS encoding Eco57I restriction-modification methylase domain-containing protein: MEIKQILENLIQQFNHDNLLSVLRAKTRTFKQLDEKLSHLDEDQFSDCTLLGEFKVDDELMAVFTAKVNKPLSEKSGKKAQYILGKKFLKNSLKYIGGFFVFYDDKGDFRFSLIYDIPLATGKKDWSNFRRYTYFVSKEQTNKTFIKQFSEAEFTSLNNIIEAFSVEKVTKQFYQEIANWYFWALKNVKFPDDAEAEKNGREISVIRLITRLIFIWFMKVRKLVPDELFNESALKEILTDLKPKNDNYYKAILQNLFFATLNTKQDERRFTSKKKGYKGFSKDFGNHNVYRYEELFKNSEEVIEKYFMPIPFLNGGLFECLDYKTKTRNERKYIDGFTSTKSQQPSVPNFLFFSEDKAIDLNKDYGTTNKKYYVRGIINTLSLYNFTIDESDPNDADVALDPELLGKVFENLLASYNPETAKTARKSTGSYYTPRPIVDYMVDESLKEYFKTHMQLDDIESKLNILFSSEDHSNPFDTEQTKKLVNLIDSLRVVDPAVGSGAFPMRILNRLVFLLHKLDPDNLLWKQSQIDGIKKSVKDVTLQRKFIEETERKFKEKNPDYGRKLYLIEKCIYGVDIQQIAVEIAKLRFFISLLVDEKIENGEIEPLPNLDFKLMQGNSLISSFAGIDFSSKQKNDDNLFDFDERYRQLINEFEELKSQYQNEPDVHKKRKLRDDIDAKLLEIFDEKLKQHYPQLQELERKYAGRKDIIEAEKKKLFKKIGINIDQALQDLIAYTEGRKQKDFFLWDVYFAEVFAEKGGFDIVIGNPPYGNNLNTTEILVLEKKFSKYKFPNKNSAIYFIFIADTILKNQGINSFIVPKSLSYSQGWDVCARFLLSNLFGFYDAGKSFDNVLLEMVVLFKKKGAFFSDYTTGFFDNEKFRIYGLINKRVYHNYKILLTAQSKEEIDLLLKILNNNTSYWGHYVSIERGLNWQSKVESNKGKTPIFRGAQLKKYYLENASDYISLSKFNKSEYLYQLKPKILNQLAIAHVKNPYPHFYLQAYLDLDNKLVFETISCTFLKSEKINVFFLLALNNSKLFAWLLYKFVYNNAIRSTRYDEQYVSKIPCPNLNNVNQKPFIYYAEKILAAKKQNPSADTKHLEDQIDIMVYKLYNLTYEEVKIIDPEIEKIISEKDYEKFEIK; encoded by the coding sequence ATGGAAATAAAACAAATTCTTGAAAATCTTATTCAACAATTCAATCACGATAATTTGCTTTCAGTCCTGAGAGCAAAAACCAGAACTTTCAAACAACTTGATGAAAAACTCTCGCATCTTGATGAAGATCAATTTTCTGATTGCACCTTATTAGGTGAATTCAAAGTAGACGATGAACTAATGGCTGTCTTTACTGCAAAAGTAAACAAACCTCTTTCAGAAAAATCTGGGAAAAAAGCTCAATATATACTTGGGAAAAAATTCCTTAAAAACTCACTTAAATACATTGGTGGTTTTTTTGTTTTTTACGATGATAAAGGTGATTTTCGCTTTTCTTTAATTTATGATATTCCACTTGCAACAGGCAAAAAAGATTGGAGTAACTTCAGGAGATATACTTACTTTGTTAGTAAGGAACAGACAAATAAAACTTTTATCAAACAATTTTCCGAAGCTGAATTTACATCTCTGAATAATATTATTGAAGCATTTAGTGTTGAAAAAGTTACAAAACAATTCTATCAGGAAATTGCTAACTGGTATTTCTGGGCATTGAAAAATGTGAAATTTCCGGATGATGCTGAAGCAGAAAAGAACGGAAGAGAAATTTCCGTAATCCGTCTTATTACCCGGCTTATTTTTATTTGGTTTATGAAAGTTCGCAAGTTGGTACCAGATGAGTTGTTCAATGAAAGCGCACTTAAAGAAATACTTACTGATTTAAAACCAAAAAATGATAATTATTATAAAGCCATTCTTCAGAATCTTTTCTTTGCTACATTAAACACTAAGCAAGACGAAAGAAGATTTACTTCCAAGAAAAAAGGTTATAAAGGTTTTAGTAAGGATTTTGGCAATCACAATGTTTACAGGTATGAGGAATTATTCAAAAACAGTGAAGAAGTAATCGAAAAGTATTTTATGCCTATTCCTTTTCTAAATGGTGGATTGTTTGAATGTCTGGATTATAAAACTAAAACTAGGAATGAAAGAAAATACATTGATGGTTTTACTTCAACAAAATCACAGCAGCCATCTGTACCTAACTTTTTATTTTTCAGTGAAGATAAAGCTATTGACCTTAATAAAGATTACGGTACAACGAATAAAAAATATTATGTTCGTGGAATAATAAATACTTTATCTTTGTATAACTTTACGATTGATGAAAGCGATCCAAATGATGCTGATGTTGCATTAGACCCTGAACTTCTCGGAAAAGTATTTGAAAATCTTCTTGCAAGCTATAACCCGGAAACTGCAAAGACTGCAAGAAAATCAACCGGCAGTTATTACACACCGCGTCCAATTGTTGATTATATGGTTGATGAAAGTTTGAAAGAATATTTCAAAACTCATATGCAATTAGATGATATTGAAAGTAAGCTAAACATTTTATTTTCTAGTGAAGATCATTCAAATCCTTTTGATACTGAACAGACCAAAAAACTTGTCAACTTGATTGATTCTCTTAGAGTTGTAGATCCGGCTGTTGGTTCGGGTGCTTTCCCAATGCGTATTCTTAATCGTTTGGTTTTTCTTCTTCATAAATTAGATCCCGATAACTTACTTTGGAAACAATCACAGATTGATGGTATAAAGAAAAGTGTAAAAGATGTAACTCTGCAAAGAAAGTTTATAGAAGAAACTGAAAGAAAGTTCAAAGAAAAAAATCCCGACTATGGCAGAAAATTATATCTAATTGAAAAGTGTATTTATGGAGTTGATATACAGCAGATTGCAGTTGAAATAGCTAAATTACGATTTTTTATCTCACTGCTTGTGGATGAAAAAATTGAAAACGGTGAAATAGAACCATTGCCAAATCTTGACTTTAAGCTTATGCAGGGCAACTCGCTTATCTCTTCTTTTGCGGGTATTGATTTTTCCTCTAAACAAAAAAACGATGATAACCTTTTTGATTTTGATGAAAGATACAGACAGCTGATTAATGAATTTGAAGAACTGAAGAGCCAATACCAGAATGAACCCGATGTTCACAAAAAAAGAAAACTGCGTGATGATATTGATGCCAAGCTGCTGGAAATTTTTGATGAGAAGCTAAAACAACACTATCCACAATTACAGGAATTAGAAAGAAAATATGCCGGTAGAAAAGATATTATTGAAGCAGAAAAGAAAAAACTTTTTAAGAAAATAGGAATTAATATTGACCAGGCACTACAGGATTTAATTGCTTACACCGAAGGCAGAAAACAAAAAGATTTCTTTTTATGGGATGTTTACTTTGCTGAAGTCTTTGCCGAGAAAGGCGGTTTTGATATTGTGATTGGAAATCCGCCATATGGGAATAATTTAAATACTACAGAAATATTAGTATTAGAAAAAAAATTTTCTAAATACAAATTCCCAAATAAAAATTCTGCAATTTATTTTATTTTCATTGCAGATACAATTTTGAAAAATCAAGGTATTAATTCTTTTATTGTACCAAAGTCATTATCTTATTCACAAGGTTGGGATGTTTGCGCTAGATTTTTATTGTCTAATCTTTTTGGTTTTTATGATGCCGGGAAATCATTTGATAATGTTCTACTTGAGATGGTAGTTTTATTTAAAAAGAAGGGTGCTTTTTTTTCTGATTACACAACAGGTTTTTTTGATAATGAAAAATTTAGAATTTATGGTTTAATCAATAAAAGAGTTTATCATAATTATAAAATTCTTTTAACTGCTCAATCAAAAGAGGAAATAGACTTATTACTAAAAATCCTTAATAATAATACAAGCTATTGGGGTCATTATGTCAGTATTGAAAGAGGTCTTAATTGGCAAAGTAAAGTAGAATCTAATAAAGGAAAAACACCAATATTTAGAGGTGCTCAGTTAAAAAAATATTATTTAGAAAATGCAAGTGATTACATTTCGCTATCTAAGTTTAATAAATCTGAATATCTTTACCAGTTGAAACCTAAAATATTAAATCAACTTGCAATCGCACACGTAAAAAATCCATATCCTCATTTTTACTTACAAGCATATCTAGATCTAGATAACAAACTGGTATTTGAGACAATATCTTGTACATTCTTAAAAAGTGAAAAGATTAATGTATTTTTTTTACTTGCACTAAATAATTCAAAACTATTTGCTTGGCTGCTTTATAAATTTGTTTATAATAATGCTATTAGAAGCACAAGATATGATGAGCAATACGTATCAAAAATTCCATGTCCAAACTTAAATAATGTTAATCAAAAACCATTTATTTATTATGCTGAAAAGATTCTTGCTGCTAAAAAACAAAACCCTTCAGCCGATACTAAACACTTAGAAGATCAGATAGACATAATGGTTTACAAACTCTACAACCTCACATACGAAGAAGTAAAAATAATAGATCCGGAGATAGAAAAAATAATTTCAGAAAAAGATTATGAGAAGTTTGAGATAAAATAG
- a CDS encoding DUF4411 family protein gives MSTFIVDSNFFIQSHRVTYPLDVATTFWEKVKKLFNEGKVISIDKVKDEIFNNDDELKRWIEINLANEHFKTTETQEVVNKYTEVVNWANSKSNHYVLNAINEFLQFEKADAWLIAYAIAINEGCQIVTQEKSEPNRKSKIKIPDVCNDFNIRYKNIIEMFRELGEKF, from the coding sequence ATGTCAACTTTTATTGTTGATTCAAATTTTTTTATTCAATCGCATCGCGTTACTTATCCATTAGATGTTGCTACAACATTTTGGGAAAAAGTAAAAAAATTATTTAATGAAGGAAAAGTAATTAGTATAGATAAAGTAAAAGATGAAATATTTAATAATGATGATGAATTAAAACGATGGATCGAAATTAATTTAGCTAACGAACATTTCAAAACCACCGAAACTCAGGAAGTGGTAAATAAATATACAGAAGTAGTTAATTGGGCTAACTCAAAAAGTAATCATTATGTCCTAAATGCAATAAATGAATTTTTACAATTTGAAAAAGCTGATGCATGGTTAATTGCCTATGCAATTGCTATTAATGAAGGTTGTCAAATAGTTACTCAAGAAAAAAGCGAACCCAATCGTAAATCAAAAATAAAAATTCCCGATGTATGTAATGATTTTAATATTCGGTACAAAAATATAATTGAGATGTTCAGAGAATTGGGTGAGAAATTTTAA
- a CDS encoding SIR2 family protein, producing MKEKNEIQDIPDVPDEIISAAQHGRLVLFIGAGLSRIIGCPSWDEFACLFLKVLYEKKIINYHEYEKLQHLDARKLLSICRKLYEKKLGKKSLDFIKSFLTAKDDLNEKFNIYDNLYSFNAIYVTTNYDDYLDKVAQRSIKNTTYINSSNSIENPIEKDSSKNNIIYKKEELLISNLINGYVIHLHGSILDESNLILTVTDYIKHYKPDSKSVILLEEIFKNYTVLFVGYGLEEFEILELLVSKSNPSKQEVKHFMLYPIFKNEINLLKFYEEYYKELGIQLVPYPIDENGYEHLAEVISTWAKIIGPQSRPQDFLEKIKLIDEVLK from the coding sequence GTGAAAGAAAAAAATGAAATTCAAGATATTCCAGATGTACCTGATGAAATAATATCTGCTGCACAACATGGTAGATTAGTTTTATTTATTGGAGCCGGGCTTTCTCGTATTATTGGATGTCCTTCTTGGGATGAATTTGCTTGCTTATTTTTAAAGGTTTTATATGAGAAAAAAATAATCAATTATCATGAATATGAAAAATTGCAACATTTAGATGCAAGAAAATTACTATCGATTTGTAGAAAATTATATGAGAAAAAGTTAGGAAAAAAATCTTTAGATTTTATTAAATCTTTTTTAACTGCCAAAGATGATTTAAATGAAAAATTTAATATATATGACAATTTATATTCTTTTAATGCTATTTATGTGACTACAAACTATGATGATTATTTAGACAAGGTCGCTCAAAGATCAATAAAAAATACAACATATATTAATTCATCAAATTCAATTGAAAATCCTATTGAAAAAGATAGTTCAAAAAATAATATTATTTATAAAAAAGAAGAACTTTTAATTTCAAATTTAATTAATGGATATGTTATTCATCTTCACGGATCTATTTTGGATGAAAGTAATCTAATCTTAACAGTTACTGATTATATAAAACACTATAAACCTGATTCAAAATCTGTAATTTTACTTGAGGAAATTTTTAAAAATTACACCGTTCTTTTTGTTGGTTATGGATTAGAAGAATTTGAGATATTAGAATTACTTGTTAGTAAATCTAATCCATCAAAACAAGAAGTGAAGCATTTTATGCTTTATCCTATTTTTAAAAATGAAATTAATTTGTTAAAATTTTATGAAGAGTACTATAAAGAATTAGGAATTCAATTAGTCCCTTATCCGATTGATGAAAATGGATACGAACATCTTGCTGAAGTAATTAGTACATGGGCAAAAATAATTGGTCCTCAATCTCGACCACAAGATTTTCTTGAGAAGATTAAATTAATTGATGAGGTATTGAAATGA
- a CDS encoding Kiwa anti-phage protein KwaB-like domain-containing protein — protein MRKEKILFDGQYKPEGDQILEIENFSLPFEIDFNNPLNLEKIEIDDIDLIKGLIISDQDIIGFQCFDRRRIIEPSRLNIIFKGNTFSKLEEKGITIDDKLDVVFSKQNKSLLFYSYHNASKIFDLSEYYREATEQEINSFFEQKIFSNIPENLYEIIDTRMKKKIFLIKKNKIIEKLTDSDIFKEVAKYSKAFGLKNYFDTTSNKIKIPDDKKEFKKIISFLNEDLYKSPISEIIYETNSKREFR, from the coding sequence TTGCGAAAAGAAAAAATATTATTTGACGGACAATATAAACCGGAAGGCGATCAAATTTTAGAGATAGAAAACTTTTCACTTCCTTTCGAAATTGATTTTAATAATCCACTAAATCTTGAGAAGATCGAAATAGACGATATTGATTTAATAAAAGGTCTCATTATAAGCGACCAAGATATTATCGGATTCCAATGTTTTGATAGAAGGAGAATAATTGAACCCAGCCGGTTGAATATTATTTTTAAAGGGAATACTTTCTCCAAATTAGAAGAAAAAGGAATTACAATAGATGATAAATTAGATGTTGTCTTTTCAAAACAAAATAAATCCTTATTATTTTACTCATACCACAACGCCTCAAAAATATTTGATTTATCTGAATATTATCGTGAAGCTACAGAACAAGAAATAAACTCTTTCTTTGAACAAAAAATTTTCTCTAATATTCCTGAAAATTTATATGAAATAATTGACACCAGAATGAAGAAAAAGATATTCCTAATTAAAAAGAATAAAATAATAGAAAAATTAACAGATTCTGATATTTTTAAAGAAGTTGCAAAGTATTCTAAAGCGTTTGGGCTTAAAAATTATTTTGACACGACTTCTAATAAAATTAAAATTCCGGATGATAAAAAAGAGTTCAAGAAAATTATCAGCTTTTTGAATGAGGATTTATATAAATCACCAATCTCCGAAATAATTTATGAAACTAATTCTAAGAGAGAATTCAGATGA